The Medicago truncatula cultivar Jemalong A17 chromosome 4, MtrunA17r5.0-ANR, whole genome shotgun sequence genome includes a region encoding these proteins:
- the LOC25493631 gene encoding FAM10 family protein At4g22670, whose protein sequence is MEPSKLKELKHFIEQVKSNPSTLADPSLSFFRDYLESLGANLPESAYSKSRSVESDDDIEDVEEEKVKVEEVEEEDEIIESDVELEGDTVEPDDDPPQKMGDSSVEVTEESRESSQLAKAKAMEAISEGKLEEAIENLTEAIILNPTSAIMYANRASVYIKMKKPNAAIRDANAALEINPDSAKGYKSRGIARAMLGQWAEAAKDLHVASNIDYDEEINAVLKKVEPNAHKLEEHRRKYDRLRKEREEKKAERERQRRRAEAQAAYEKAKKQEQSSSSRNPGGMPGGFPGGMPGGFPGGMPGGFPGAGGMPGGFPGAGGMPGGFPGAGGMPGGFPGAGGMPGGFPGAGGMPGGVPGNVDFSKILNDPDLMTAFSDPEVMAALQDVMKNPANLAKHQANPKVAPVIAKMMSKFGGAGAGAQ, encoded by the exons atgGAACCGTCGAAGCTGAAAGAATTGAAGCATTTCATCGAACAGGTTAAGTCCAATCCTTCAACTCTCGCCGATCCTTCACTCTCCTTCTTCCGCGACTATCTCGAAAG TCTCGGTGCTAATCTTCCTGAATCTGCTTATTCCAAATCG AGATCCGTGGAGAGCGATGATGATATCGAGGATGTAGAGGAAGAAAAAGTGAAGGTGGAGGAAGTAGAGGAGGAAGATGAGATAATTGAATCTGATGTTGAGCTAGAGGGTGATACCGTTGAGCCTGATGATGATCCTCCACAAAag ATGGGAGACTCTTCTGTTGAGGTTACTGAAGAGAGTCGCGAGTCTTCACAGTTGGCGAAAGCTAAAGCCATGGAAGCTATTTCTGAAG GTAAGTTGGAGGAGGCAATTGAGAACTTGACAGAGGCAATTATACTCAATCCTACCTCTGCCATAATGTATGCGAACAGAG CCAGTGTTTACATCAAAATGAAGAAACCTAATGCTGCAATCCGTGATGCAAATGCTGCTTTAGAG ATTAATCCTGATTCTGCTAAAGGATACAAGTCACGTGGTATAGCACGAGCGATGTTAGGTCAATGGGCAGAGGCTGCAAAGGATCTCCATGTAGCTTCAAATATAGACTATGATGAGGAAATAAATGCAGTACTTAAGAAG GTTGAACCAAATGCCCACAAGCTTGAGGAACACCGTCGGAAGTATGATAGGTTGCgcaaagaaagagaagagaaaaaagcTGAGCGTGAGAGGCAACGTCGCCGTGCTGAAGCTCAG GCAGCATATGAGAAGGCCAAAAAGCAAGAGCAATCATCTTCCAGTAGAAATCCTGGAGGCATGCCTGGTGGGTTTCCTGGTGGCATGCCTGGTGGGTTTCCTGGTGGCATGCCAGGTGGGTTCCCTGGAGCTGGAGGCATGCCTGGTGGGTTCCCTGGAGCTGGAGGCATGCCAGGTGGGTTCCCTGGAGCTGGAGGCATGCCAGGTGGCTTCCCTGGAGCTGGAGGCATGCCAGGTGGCTTCCCTGGAGCTGGGGGCATGCCAGGAGGGGTGCCTGGAAATGTTGATTTTAGCAAAATCTTGAAC GACCCTGATTTGATGACGGCATTTAGTGATCCAGAAGTTATGGCTGCTCTTCAAGATG TTATGAAGAACCCTGCTAATTTGGCTAAGCATCAAGCAAATCCTAAGGTTGCGCCTGTAATTGCGAAAATGATGAGCAAATTTGGAGGTGCTGGTGCTGGTGCCCAGTGA